The stretch of DNA TATTTAATAAAAAATATAAATTTATTAATAAATATTTATTCCAAAACTAAGGCCTTTAATTCCTCAGGTCTGTGGAGCTCACCACCGATTTTATCGCTAAGCACCACATCGCATTTGGCATATTTCATTACTTCCCCAACAATCTGTCCTAAATTCATTTCAGGCACTATAATTTTAGAAGCCTTTAAGTTTTTTATGAGCTCATCAGGGAATGGATAAACCGTAATTAGTCTAATATATCCTACATCATAACCTTCTTTTCTCATTTCCTCAACTACATGCTTTACCGTTCTTGAAGGAGTTCCATAACATACAAACATCGTTTCGCTGTTAATATATTTTGCCTCGTATTTTATAATGTCATTCTTATTATTCAGTATTTTATTGCAGATTCTTTTAATTAATTTTTCATGGGTTTCAGAGGATACATCGGGATATCCTCTTTCGTCATGAGTTAAACCTGTAACATGGACATTATACCCTTCTCCAAATATGGGCATTTCAGGAACTTCCTTATCAAAGGGATATGGTTTTTTACATGGCTTTTCATCTGGAAGAACTCTGTTTATTATAGGTATGTTATCGTGGAAAATTACCTTTTCCCTCATATGTCCAACAATTTCATCAGCCATAACAAATACAGGAATTCTGTATTTTTCTGCATAGTTAAATGCCATAATAGTATAATCGTACATCTCTTGAACAGATGATGGAGCTAATGCTATTGGTTCGTAATCACCATGGCTTCCCCATCTTATCTGCATCATGTCCCCCTGACTTGCAGATGTTGGCTGACCGGTTGATGGTCCCCCCCTCTGAACATCAACTATGACACATGGAGTTTCAGTCATAAAGGCATATCCTATATTTTCCATCATTAGACTCAATCCTGGACCTGATGTTGCTGTCATAGATTTTAAACCGCCCCAACTAGCGCCTATTATACTTGCCATACTACCGAGCTCATCCTCCATCTGGATATAGTATCCTCCAACCTTTGGGAGTTCCCTTGCCATGCCCTCGGCTATCTCTGTTGATGGTGTGATAGGATAACCTCCAAAAAATCTACAACCTGCTTTTAGAGCTCCTTTTACACATGCTAAATTACCCTGGATAAAATTTATATCAGCCAAAATATCACCTTATTTATATTTTTTATCGTATTATCATATTATATTTTAATTTTTATTTTAACTTAATTAAATTTTTGACTTATTTTAATTTATTTATTATATCACTATTTATTTTAATTTTTTACCTATCTTTTTTATTTTTCCACTATATACTTATATATAGCATCTAAATTTTCATTTATTCCATATTTTTTGAAGTATCTCAATAGGTTTTCTAAATCCCTCTTTAAATAAAATTCTATATCTACCTTAAACTCTCCTGGTAATTTATTTAGTTTTAATTTTTCATCTTTATCTTCTTTTATTTTTATAGCCTGTGGGAAATCAATTATAGTGAAATTTCCATCTTCATCAATTAATATGTTGAATTCACTTAAATCCCCATGAATATATCCGAGCTCATACATTTTCTTTACTTCATTAATTATGCCCCAAAATAATTTATTAATATCTATATCCAATTGTTTTAAATCCACTCTTTTTAATTCATCCCCCTTTAGTTTTCCCATAATAATGGCGTGCCTGTTTTGTTCAATTGGTTCTGGAACTTTCACAATTGGAAATAAATCAGTTAATACTTCAAATTCCTTTTCCGCCGTTAATCTTGAAGCATATAACCAACTGATATGTCGCTTATCTGCTAAATAACTTCTGTATCTCTTTCCTCTTGTAAAGCATGTTCTTCCTAAATTATGGAATTTTAAAACTGCTTCTCTATTGTTGCTTAATAGTATATTATAAACATCGCCTTCTTTTCCAACGCCTAATTTACCACCTATCGCAGTAATAATTCCTTTTTTTACAAAGGCATTTAATGCCAATGCATCATATCCCCTATGGGAGAGTCTATATCCATAACTGCTTCTATTTATGAGTTTGAATTTATCCAATATTTTTAATCTATATAATATCTCTTTTTTATCGAGTTTTGTTTTTTTGATTATTTCAGGCATTGGCACCCATTCATAATACCTCATAGATATCTCAATGATTTTTAAAACTCTCCAATCCTCTTCTTTCATCTCATGCAATGTGCTGATTAGTTTTTCTATAATGATTGCACCTCCATAAATCTATGTAATAATTTTATATTATATGCTAAATATATCGGTTATACACTTAACAATATTAATTTTAACCTTAATCTATTAAAAATAATATAATACTTTTAATGTTTTTAATGTAATTTTTATTTTATAAATATATTTATAATAAAATATGAAAAACATAAAAAATAAGAAAGAATATTTCTTTAAAATATAGACCCTGGTGGTTAAATTGTTTTCTAAATTTGTGAATCATCTGATAAAAAATTTGGAGGTTTTGAAGAAATTTGATGAGGAGTTAATAACTATTTTTATAAATGCTATTATATCTACCAAATATAACAATTCTAAGATATTTATATACGGGGTTGGGAGAAGCGGATATGTTGGAATGGCTTTTGCTATGAGATTGATGCATTTAGGATTTAATTCACATTTTATTGGAGAACCCACCTGTCCAGCTATTGAAGATAATGATTTGTTGATAGTTATATCGGGGAGTGGTGAAACATGCTCAGTGGTTAATGTATTAAAAAGGGCAAATGAACTTAAAATGGATGAAAATAAAGATAATAATAAAAATAACAAAGATAATAGTAATAATAAATATAATAAGAATAATAAGAATAATAAATATAATAATTTAAAAATAATATCCATTACTTGTAAAAAGGAAAATACTGTAAAAGAACTTTCTGATATACATATCCATTTAGGAACTCATAATAATAAATGCTTTCCAATGGGGACTTTATTTGAAGAGATGGCTTTTATATTTTTAGATGGAATTATATATTTATTGATGGAAAGATTAAATATTTCTGAAAATGAAATGAAAAAAAGACATTGCAATTTGCAGTAATTATAAAAATAAAAATAAGATAAAAATTAATATAAATAAAAGTAAATAAATTAAATAAATTAAAAAAATGTTAAATACCTCATGTAATACTGTAATATAATTTTATATGTATTTTACTATTTAATATATTTATTTTATAGTATTAATGCTAAAAAAAGGAATGGTGAATTTTATGAAATTTGGATGGATATTGGCAAACGATGAAGATTGGGAAGAAAGAAAAGAAACTGTAAAAGATGCTCTTGAAAGCTCAATTCCTGCTGTTATGGTTCCAAAGGATGATATAGAAAAAGTAAAGGAGCTCGGAAATATAAAAATTATTTCAAATGATTTAGACGCAGATATTGTGGTAATAAATAAAGACGAGGATTTGGACATCCTACTCAACGCAAAAAAGCTTGGAAAGGAAACTGGTGTTTATGTGCCAATAGAGAGTAAAGAGGATGAAGAATATGCTTCGGATGTTAGTAAATACGATTATATAGATTATATTATTTTAGAGGGAAAGGATTGGACAATTATTCCGTTGGAAAATCTTATAGCAGATTTATTCAATGAAAATGTGAAAATTGTATCTGTGGCAAACAGTATTGAAGATGCAAAAACAGCATACGAAATACTTGAAAAAGGTGTGGATGGAGTTCTTTTAATTCCAAACGATACCAACGATGTTAAGGACTTTTCAAGATTAATAGAAAAAATGAATTCCGAGAAATTAAAATTGGATTATGCTGTTATAAAGAAGGTTGAACCTGTTGGTAGTGGTGATAGAGTATGTATTGATACATGCTCAATGATGGAGCTCGGAGAAGGCATGTTAATAGGTTCATATTCAAGAGGTTTATTTTTAGTGCATTCAGAAACAGTAGAAAACCCTTATGTTGCCACAAGACCATTTAGAGTAAATGCAGGACCTGTTCATGCTTACATATTATGTCCTGGAAATAGAACAAGATATTTAAGTGAGTTAAAGGCAGGAGATAGCGTATTGATAGTAGATAAGGAAGGAATGACAAGAGAAGGAATTGTTGGTAGAGTAAAAATAGAAAAAAGACCATTAATGCTCATAGAGGCAGAATATAACGGAGATATAATAAGAACAATATTGCAGAATGCTGAAACTATTAGGCTTGTTGGTGAAGATGGAAAACCAATATCAGTGGTTGATTTAAAAGAAGGCGATAAAGTTTTAATAAAAGCAGATGAAAATGCGAGACACTTTGGAATGGCAATAAAAGAAACAATTATTGAGAAATGACTATAAAGTATAATATATTAATTTTAATTAATTAAATATTTTAATATTTTTTTCTATTTTATAAGTTATAATATTTTTATATAATTATAATATATGTGTGGTGTAATGATGGTCATTGGAGATGTTGAAAAGAGATTGAACAAAATTCTTGAAAAAGAAGGAGCTCTATATTTTATACTAATAGACCCCGATGAAAAAAATTGTATTGATATAGTAAAGAAGGTAAAGGATTACGCCGATGCTATAATAATGGGAGGTAGCATAGGTATTACTAATTTAAATGAAATTACAAAAGAGATTAAAGAAATTATTGGAGATATGCCAATTATTTTATTTCCCGGTAATGTGGATGGTTTGACCCCCTATGCAGATGCTGTTTTTTTCATGTCTTTGATGAACTCAAACAATACCTATTGGACAACTATGGCACCTACATTGGGAGCAATTACTATTAAAAAATATAACTTGGAAGCAATACCTATGGCATATTTAGGAATAGAGCCTATTAAAAGAACTGCGGTTGGTTTTGTAGGTGAAGTAAATGAAATACCTCAGAGAAAGCCAGAAATAGCTGCATTATACTGTTTATCTGCTAAATACTTTGGTATGAGATGGGCATATTTAGAGGCAGGAAGTGGTGCCGAGTTTCCTGTAAGCAATGAAATGGTAGCAGTATCAAAAAGATTAAGTGATATAAATATCATCGTAGGCGGTGGTATAAGAACGCCAGAAGTGGCATATAAAAAGGTTATAAGTGGTGCCGATGCAATTGTAACTGGAACGCTTATTGAGGATAACCCAAATATGGTAAAAGAAATGAGGGATGCCATAAAAAAGGCAGGTATGGAAAAAATAAAAATGAAAGAAAATAAATAAAAAAATAATTAAATAAAAAATTAAAATAACATAATAAAAAATAAAAAAATATCTTTATCTAAC from Methanothermococcus okinawensis IH1 encodes:
- a CDS encoding RIO1 family regulatory kinase/ATPase domain-containing protein gives rise to the protein MKEEDWRVLKIIEISMRYYEWVPMPEIIKKTKLDKKEILYRLKILDKFKLINRSSYGYRLSHRGYDALALNAFVKKGIITAIGGKLGVGKEGDVYNILLSNNREAVLKFHNLGRTCFTRGKRYRSYLADKRHISWLYASRLTAEKEFEVLTDLFPIVKVPEPIEQNRHAIIMGKLKGDELKRVDLKQLDIDINKLFWGIINEVKKMYELGYIHGDLSEFNILIDEDGNFTIIDFPQAIKIKEDKDEKLKLNKLPGEFKVDIEFYLKRDLENLLRYFKKYGINENLDAIYKYIVEK
- a CDS encoding geranylgeranylglyceryl/heptaprenylglyceryl phosphate synthase, whose translation is MMVIGDVEKRLNKILEKEGALYFILIDPDEKNCIDIVKKVKDYADAIIMGGSIGITNLNEITKEIKEIIGDMPIILFPGNVDGLTPYADAVFFMSLMNSNNTYWTTMAPTLGAITIKKYNLEAIPMAYLGIEPIKRTAVGFVGEVNEIPQRKPEIAALYCLSAKYFGMRWAYLEAGSGAEFPVSNEMVAVSKRLSDINIIVGGGIRTPEVAYKKVISGADAIVTGTLIEDNPNMVKEMRDAIKKAGMEKIKMKENK
- a CDS encoding 2-oxoacid:acceptor oxidoreductase subunit alpha, which translates into the protein MADINFIQGNLACVKGALKAGCRFFGGYPITPSTEIAEGMARELPKVGGYYIQMEDELGSMASIIGASWGGLKSMTATSGPGLSLMMENIGYAFMTETPCVIVDVQRGGPSTGQPTSASQGDMMQIRWGSHGDYEPIALAPSSVQEMYDYTIMAFNYAEKYRIPVFVMADEIVGHMREKVIFHDNIPIINRVLPDEKPCKKPYPFDKEVPEMPIFGEGYNVHVTGLTHDERGYPDVSSETHEKLIKRICNKILNNKNDIIKYEAKYINSETMFVCYGTPSRTVKHVVEEMRKEGYDVGYIRLITVYPFPDELIKNLKASKIIVPEMNLGQIVGEVMKYAKCDVVLSDKIGGELHRPEELKALVLE
- a CDS encoding SIS domain-containing protein, producing MVKLFSKFVNHLIKNLEVLKKFDEELITIFINAIISTKYNNSKIFIYGVGRSGYVGMAFAMRLMHLGFNSHFIGEPTCPAIEDNDLLIVISGSGETCSVVNVLKRANELKMDENKDNNKNNKDNSNNKYNKNNKNNKYNNLKIISITCKKENTVKELSDIHIHLGTHNNKCFPMGTLFEEMAFIFLDGIIYLLMERLNISENEMKKRHCNLQ
- a CDS encoding 3-dehydroquinate synthase II: MKFGWILANDEDWEERKETVKDALESSIPAVMVPKDDIEKVKELGNIKIISNDLDADIVVINKDEDLDILLNAKKLGKETGVYVPIESKEDEEYASDVSKYDYIDYIILEGKDWTIIPLENLIADLFNENVKIVSVANSIEDAKTAYEILEKGVDGVLLIPNDTNDVKDFSRLIEKMNSEKLKLDYAVIKKVEPVGSGDRVCIDTCSMMELGEGMLIGSYSRGLFLVHSETVENPYVATRPFRVNAGPVHAYILCPGNRTRYLSELKAGDSVLIVDKEGMTREGIVGRVKIEKRPLMLIEAEYNGDIIRTILQNAETIRLVGEDGKPISVVDLKEGDKVLIKADENARHFGMAIKETIIEK